The following are encoded in a window of Oscillospiraceae bacterium genomic DNA:
- a CDS encoding response regulator transcription factor, translated as MPYKILLVEDDAMIASGLVYALEQEGYTVTHNSCVHESRTTITGEPFNLAILDMQLPDGTGFDVRKALIGKDTAVIFLTVVDDEGNIVRAFECGAEDYITKPFRLRELLARVKRTLGTQAGERHNATVTLGDVSIDTTAGKAYIGETALVLTALEYRLLLTFARNKGQTLSRSQILEHIWDAAGNFVEDNTLTVYIKRLREKLGNAINIETVRGLGYRVD; from the coding sequence ATGCCGTACAAAATTCTGCTTGTCGAGGACGACGCAATGATAGCGTCAGGGCTTGTCTACGCCCTTGAACAAGAGGGCTACACCGTCACGCACAACAGTTGCGTCCACGAATCGCGGACAACCATAACCGGCGAACCCTTCAACCTCGCCATACTTGATATGCAACTGCCGGACGGCACGGGCTTTGATGTGCGTAAAGCGCTTATAGGCAAGGACACTGCGGTTATCTTCCTGACGGTTGTGGATGACGAGGGTAACATTGTCCGCGCCTTTGAATGCGGCGCGGAGGACTATATCACAAAGCCGTTTCGTTTGCGGGAACTGCTCGCAAGGGTAAAGCGCACATTAGGCACACAGGCCGGCGAGCGGCATAATGCGACAGTCACGCTCGGCGACGTGTCCATCGACACAACAGCGGGCAAAGCATACATCGGTGAAACGGCGCTCGTCCTGACCGCCCTTGAATACCGTCTGCTTCTGACTTTTGCCCGGAATAAAGGGCAGACTCTTTCCCGCTCTCAGATACTGGAACATATTTGGGACGCAGCAGGGAACTTTGTAGAGGATAACACGCTGACCGTCTACATCAAGCGACTGCGCGAGAAGCTTGGCAATGCCATAAACATAGAAACCGTGCGGGGGCTTGGTTATCGTGTGGATTAA
- a CDS encoding PDDEXK nuclease domain-containing protein — protein MLINNSEYLTIVTDIKSRIRMAQHRAIIAANAELFELYWNIGVVINEHSTWGNKFIENIARDIKLDFPDAKGYSARNLRYMAKFAKLFPDYEILQTLSAKLMWSHCVALIDKVKDRDKFIWYAERNGSDGWSVDDLKEQIERGLYERQVIAHKTSNFQQRLLPPQGNLAAQTMKDPYVFDFIAYREGMIELEIEAELVRNITKLLLELGTGFAFMGNQYQIEVENEIFKIDLLFYNVKLRCYVVIELKRGDFKPEYAGKLNFYISAVDDLMRGECDNPTIGLLLCKNKRGMIAEYSLRDIEKPIGVSEYKLFDKLPEKYADILPSAEDIEKRIGAIDEKGESDEGRE, from the coding sequence ATGCTTATCAACAACAGCGAGTATCTCACAATCGTAACCGACATCAAGTCCCGGATTCGTATGGCTCAACATCGCGCTATCATTGCTGCGAACGCCGAGCTTTTCGAGTTGTACTGGAACATCGGCGTGGTCATTAACGAGCATAGCACTTGGGGTAACAAGTTTATTGAGAACATAGCCCGCGACATTAAGCTTGACTTCCCCGACGCGAAAGGTTATTCCGCCCGCAATCTAAGATATATGGCGAAATTTGCCAAGCTGTTTCCTGATTATGAAATTTTGCAGACGCTGTCTGCAAAATTGATGTGGTCACATTGCGTAGCACTTATCGACAAGGTAAAAGACCGCGATAAGTTCATTTGGTATGCCGAGCGCAACGGCAGCGATGGTTGGTCGGTGGACGACCTGAAAGAGCAGATAGAGCGCGGGTTGTATGAGCGCCAAGTGATTGCTCACAAAACCAGCAACTTCCAACAACGATTGTTGCCGCCGCAGGGAAACCTTGCGGCGCAAACAATGAAAGATCCCTATGTGTTTGATTTCATTGCATATCGCGAGGGAATGATTGAACTCGAAATCGAAGCGGAGCTTGTTCGCAACATTACGAAGCTGCTCCTTGAACTCGGCACAGGCTTTGCGTTTATGGGTAATCAGTACCAGATTGAGGTTGAGAACGAAATATTCAAAATCGACCTTTTATTTTACAATGTCAAACTTCGGTGTTATGTGGTCATTGAGCTAAAACGAGGCGACTTCAAGCCTGAATACGCCGGAAAGTTAAATTTCTACATTTCCGCTGTTGACGATTTGATGCGCGGCGAGTGCGACAATCCGACAATAGGGCTGTTGCTGTGCAAGAATAAGCGCGGAATGATTGCCGAATACTCCCTTCGCGACATTGAGAAGCCTATCGGTGTCAGCGAGTACAAACTCTTTGACAAACTTCCGGAAAAGTATGCGGACATTCTGCCGTCTGCGGAGGATATAGAAAAGCGAATCGGCGCAATTGACGAAAAAGGTGAATCGGATGAAGGGCGAGAATAA
- a CDS encoding helix-turn-helix transcriptional regulator, with product MKQMSYMKLWHLLLDKHLTKKDLCRLAGVSTAVVAKLTKGRNVETDVLIKICTAMECNIADIMEIVDIESTAGQCD from the coding sequence ATGAAGCAAATGAGCTACATGAAACTGTGGCATTTACTGCTTGACAAACACCTGACCAAGAAAGACCTTTGTAGGCTTGCGGGGGTTAGCACCGCCGTAGTAGCGAAGCTGACTAAAGGCAGAAACGTTGAAACAGACGTACTTATAAAAATCTGCACTGCCATGGAGTGCAACATCGCCGATATAATGGAAATAGTTGATATAGAATCGACCGCCGGACAGTGCGACTGA